In the genome of Patescibacteria group bacterium, one region contains:
- the pyrH gene encoding UMP kinase encodes MLHRILLKLSGEQFAGTTGFGIDTDFIASLAQEIREVVKETKTQIIIVVGGGNFLRGATLSKNEQTIERATADYMGMLATLINGMALVDVLEYYGQPARLQSRIQTNSVAEPYIRRRALRHLEKGRVVIVAGGTGNPYVTTDTAAVSAALELECQIVLKATKVDGVYTKDPKKHKDATKISNISFLDAVKNPDIKVMDNAALSLAMDNKLPIRVFDLLSKGNIKKIVKGKEVGTLIS; translated from the coding sequence ATGCTTCATAGAATACTACTCAAACTTTCAGGTGAACAATTTGCAGGAACAACAGGATTTGGGATCGACACTGATTTTATTGCTAGTCTGGCTCAAGAGATACGAGAAGTAGTAAAAGAAACTAAAACTCAAATAATTATAGTGGTTGGAGGAGGAAACTTCCTACGAGGAGCGACACTTTCAAAAAATGAACAGACGATAGAACGAGCGACCGCTGATTATATGGGAATGCTTGCGACACTTATCAACGGCATGGCATTAGTAGATGTTTTAGAATATTATGGCCAGCCTGCACGACTGCAATCGAGAATTCAAACTAATAGCGTAGCAGAACCGTACATTCGACGACGAGCACTTCGCCATTTAGAAAAGGGAAGAGTGGTAATTGTGGCCGGTGGTACAGGTAATCCGTATGTAACTACAGACACAGCGGCTGTGTCTGCTGCCTTAGAATTAGAATGCCAAATCGTGTTGAAAGCCACTAAAGTAGATGGTGTCTATACTAAAGATCCAAAGAAACATAAAGACGCTACAAAGATTTCTAATATATCTTTCTTAGATGCAGTAAAAAACCCCGATATTAAAGTGATGGATAATGCAGCTCTCTCTTTAGCAATGGATAATAAACTGCCAATTCGAGTATTTGACCTTCTTTCTAAAGGCAATATTAAAAAAATAGTTAAGGGTAAAGAAGTAGGAACCCTTATTTCATAA
- a CDS encoding peptidoglycan-binding protein, producing MKKKSLKYFIFSISSLIFILGCASNAYAVTPLELINEYKTATKTGEKVKILIVPGHDDEYWGTEFGDVREADVVVAIGQYLYDYLKNDPRLDVQITRTQMGYTPTFKNYFTDNRQQIQDFITTSKAAHQQKISAGEIKTTENVPHNDARPEVALRLYGINKWANENDVDITLHLHINDHGGRPWGQVGDYTGIAVYIPESQYSNARTSAVLGESVLRELLLKNSVSTLPGESRGVVEDQDLIAIGARDTVKSAVALIEYGYIYEPQYRNLAIQEQVAKDLAQQTFLGVHRFFGDRDVYATGQAATAKPITISTPAKTTFAYSWKKDLKKGSSGSDVSALQTALTNSGVYSCGSTGTFGPCTETGVKAFQKKYKIPQNGLVGPMTRAKLNELF from the coding sequence ATGAAAAAGAAAAGCTTAAAATATTTTATCTTTAGTATAAGTAGTCTGATTTTTATTCTTGGATGTGCTTCAAATGCTTATGCCGTAACACCATTAGAACTAATAAATGAATATAAGACAGCAACAAAAACTGGTGAGAAAGTAAAAATTCTTATTGTGCCAGGACATGATGATGAATATTGGGGTACTGAATTTGGTGATGTTCGTGAAGCAGATGTTGTCGTAGCTATTGGACAGTATTTGTATGACTACTTAAAAAATGATCCACGACTAGATGTGCAGATTACGCGTACACAGATGGGATATACTCCAACATTTAAAAACTACTTCACAGATAATAGACAGCAAATTCAGGATTTCATAACAACAAGTAAAGCTGCCCATCAGCAAAAAATCTCTGCTGGTGAAATAAAAACAACAGAAAATGTTCCTCATAATGATGCTCGTCCTGAAGTCGCACTTCGGTTGTATGGAATTAATAAATGGGCAAATGAAAATGATGTTGATATAACACTTCATCTTCATATTAATGATCATGGAGGACGACCATGGGGCCAAGTAGGGGATTATACTGGTATTGCTGTGTATATTCCTGAAAGTCAGTACTCAAATGCCCGAACAAGTGCAGTATTGGGAGAATCAGTTTTGAGAGAGCTTCTTCTTAAGAATAGTGTAAGTACATTGCCTGGTGAATCACGAGGCGTTGTTGAGGATCAGGATCTTATTGCAATTGGAGCACGTGATACGGTAAAGAGTGCTGTTGCGCTTATTGAGTATGGTTATATTTATGAACCTCAGTACAGAAATTTAGCTATTCAAGAACAAGTAGCAAAAGATTTAGCTCAGCAAACATTCTTAGGTGTGCATAGATTCTTTGGCGATCGTGATGTCTATGCTACTGGACAGGCTGCCACAGCAAAGCCAATCACTATTTCAACTCCAGCTAAAACAACATTCGCATATTCATGGAAGAAGGATTTAAAGAAAGGAAGTAGTGGATCTGATGTCTCAGCACTTCAAACTGCGCTTACAAATTCTGGAGTATACTCATGTGGTAGTACGGGGACTTTCGGTCCATGCACAGAAACAGGCGTAAAGGCATTTCAAAAGAAATATAAAATTCCACAAAATGGCTTAGTAGGGCCAATGACTCGTGCAAAACTTAATGAATTGTTCTAA
- a CDS encoding DUF4385 domain-containing protein, protein MASYSSKLFDYSRDYSKINFREHPELYQVGKGEQGVLMVEPYKSEILPYWRFKNPEIAHKSAKAIYRLFLHYKRERDFVGMDMARKFLQMGFTRSRRYANHPTGKKYEIHHHPLNGQKAEMLGPRATLPQAHDWATNEKSQSAEVFYGWYLKAKDDAYYLQLKEQHQKLYG, encoded by the coding sequence ATGGCCTCATATTCCAGTAAATTATTTGATTATTCACGTGATTATTCCAAGATAAACTTCCGTGAACATCCAGAGCTCTACCAGGTAGGTAAGGGGGAGCAGGGTGTTTTAATGGTGGAACCCTACAAATCGGAGATTTTACCGTACTGGAGATTTAAGAATCCTGAGATCGCACACAAATCTGCAAAGGCAATTTACCGACTCTTTTTACATTACAAACGAGAACGTGATTTTGTGGGAATGGATATGGCTCGCAAATTTTTGCAAATGGGATTTACTCGTTCACGAAGATACGCCAATCATCCCACAGGTAAAAAATATGAGATCCATCACCATCCGCTAAATGGACAGAAAGCAGAAATGCTAGGACCCCGTGCTACGCTTCCACAAGCACATGATTGGGCGACAAATGAAAAATCACAGTCTGCCGAGGTGTTTTATGGCTGGTATCTCAAGGCAAAAGATGATGCATATTATTTACAGTTGAAAGAACAGCATCAAAAACTTTACGGATAA
- a CDS encoding alpha/beta hydrolase → MTKHVLISYRWERDRPEEKWLFWLKKKLEEKAFHVTMSELRDLPQGRDWVQDIQTVYGINDSRVLKVPHDPGCLTILSYLESVAKRDTEETVLLVASIGETSSHSTAPEKENVLKLESTKKVGFFKRALGYGGQSTDTTDTSDSSGTKLVVLYSSLGPLLSPQESYKQLSSK, encoded by the coding sequence ATGACGAAGCATGTTTTAATTTCATACCGATGGGAGCGAGATAGACCTGAGGAAAAATGGTTGTTTTGGCTTAAGAAAAAACTTGAAGAAAAAGCATTTCATGTAACTATGTCTGAGCTGCGTGATCTTCCACAAGGACGGGATTGGGTTCAAGACATTCAAACAGTTTATGGCATCAATGATTCACGAGTACTTAAAGTACCTCATGATCCCGGGTGTCTTACTATATTAAGTTATTTAGAATCGGTGGCTAAGCGAGATACAGAGGAAACGGTATTGCTTGTTGCAAGCATAGGGGAGACTTCATCACATAGTACTGCGCCAGAAAAAGAAAATGTACTTAAACTTGAATCAACTAAAAAAGTAGGTTTTTTTAAACGTGCACTTGGATATGGCGGTCAATCAACTGATACTACCGATACTTCAGATTCGTCTGGTACAAAGCTTGTAGTTCTTTACAGTTCACTCGGACCACTGCTTTCTCCACAGGAATCGTACAAGCAGCTTTCATCAAAATAA
- the murE gene encoding UDP-N-acetylmuramyl-tripeptide synthetase — MDIILRAARKLIPNGIFETFQPAYHYTWAVYSAMRYRYPSRHINVIAITGTKGKSSTTEIVNAILEGAGKKTAVAGTIRFKVGDKSWSNNYKMSVPGRGFIQKFLRQAVDAGCEYAVLEMTSGAVLQYRHRFIDFDSLIFLNISPEHIEQHGSFENYLAAKLELAKALEQSKKTRKIIIANKDDAEHHKFLDIDVPEKYTFGLKDAEPYQLDQFGLYMTYKGRNMRTHLQGTFNISNILAALTYASTQEISPETAQKGLHNLTGILGRVQKITLPEDHAHAAKQKFNVVVDYAHTVDSLQKVYTVFKDSRKICVIGNTGGGRDTWKRPEMARVANEHCSHIILTNEDPYDEDPQAIVDQMIPGISSTPFEIIMDRREAIHKAISLAHKGDSVIITGKGTDPYIMEANGKKTKWSDAKVAQEELEKVLMERI, encoded by the coding sequence ATGGACATTATCCTCAGAGCGGCACGAAAACTTATCCCTAACGGTATTTTTGAAACATTTCAACCGGCATATCACTATACATGGGCTGTATATAGTGCTATGCGATATCGCTACCCTTCTCGTCATATCAATGTAATTGCTATTACTGGCACAAAAGGTAAGTCGAGTACAACAGAGATAGTGAATGCAATTTTAGAAGGCGCTGGTAAAAAAACTGCAGTTGCAGGGACTATTCGGTTTAAAGTTGGTGACAAATCATGGTCAAACAACTACAAAATGAGCGTGCCTGGACGTGGATTTATTCAAAAATTCCTACGGCAAGCAGTGGACGCAGGATGCGAATACGCAGTATTAGAAATGACCTCAGGAGCGGTACTTCAGTATAGACATCGATTTATAGATTTCGATTCACTTATCTTTTTAAATATTTCTCCAGAGCACATTGAGCAGCATGGAAGTTTTGAAAACTATTTAGCAGCAAAGCTTGAATTGGCAAAAGCTTTAGAGCAATCCAAAAAAACACGTAAAATAATCATCGCAAATAAAGATGATGCTGAACACCACAAGTTCTTGGATATAGATGTACCAGAGAAATATACATTTGGGCTCAAAGATGCTGAACCCTATCAGCTCGATCAATTTGGACTCTATATGACATATAAAGGCCGCAATATGCGTACGCATCTTCAAGGCACCTTCAATATTTCTAATATATTAGCAGCCCTTACCTACGCTTCTACTCAAGAAATTAGTCCTGAAACAGCACAAAAAGGATTACATAATCTCACGGGTATCTTAGGACGTGTACAAAAAATTACTCTGCCTGAAGACCATGCTCATGCAGCAAAACAAAAGTTTAATGTAGTTGTCGATTATGCACATACCGTAGATTCACTTCAAAAAGTTTATACTGTATTTAAAGATTCTAGAAAGATTTGTGTGATTGGAAATACAGGAGGAGGCCGAGACACTTGGAAGCGACCTGAAATGGCACGTGTAGCAAACGAACACTGCTCACATATTATCCTTACCAATGAAGACCCTTATGATGAAGATCCTCAAGCTATTGTTGATCAGATGATTCCTGGGATCTCTTCTACCCCATTTGAGATTATTATGGATCGCCGAGAAGCAATTCATAAAGCAATATCTCTTGCTCATAAAGGTGACTCAGTAATTATTACGGGAAAAGGAACTGATCCATATATTATGGAAGCCAATGGTAAGAAGACTAAATGGAGTGATGCAAAAGTTGCTCAGGAAGAATTGGAAAAAGTACTTATGGAGCGAATCTAA
- a CDS encoding TerC family protein yields the protein MFTPQLILGIVFGIIILGFLAIDLGFFDRKAHKISFKSALWQSIFWVFISVVFGTLVYFFQSPELAFQFFSAYITEKILSVDNLFVILLIFGYFKLEEKYHHKVLFWGILGAIVMRALFIGAGAFLISQFHWILYVFGAILLYSGFKLFFSGGENDHIDLEKNKVIKLAKRFLPFTTEPHHGKFTHIINGKRVFTTLFLAVIVVEATDLIFAVDSIPAAFAISQDPFIVYTSNIFAVMGLRAMFFLLEGIMHKFHHLSKALAFILIFIGVKMLAGVVDIHINSLVSFAIIMGALFISVVASLAFPKKKS from the coding sequence ATGTTTACACCACAGCTTATTTTGGGAATAGTATTCGGAATTATAATTTTGGGATTTTTAGCAATTGATCTTGGATTCTTTGATCGCAAGGCTCATAAGATATCATTTAAATCAGCACTTTGGCAAAGTATTTTTTGGGTATTTATCTCAGTAGTGTTTGGTACCCTTGTCTATTTCTTCCAATCACCTGAATTGGCATTCCAATTCTTCAGTGCCTATATTACAGAAAAAATACTTTCTGTCGACAACCTCTTTGTTATTCTCTTAATCTTCGGCTATTTCAAACTCGAAGAAAAGTATCACCACAAGGTTCTGTTTTGGGGAATTTTGGGAGCAATTGTAATGAGAGCGCTATTTATTGGAGCAGGAGCTTTTCTCATTAGCCAGTTCCATTGGATCCTCTATGTCTTTGGTGCCATTCTTTTGTATAGTGGTTTCAAACTATTCTTTAGCGGTGGAGAAAATGATCATATTGATCTTGAGAAAAACAAAGTAATTAAACTCGCAAAAAGATTCCTGCCGTTTACAACAGAACCTCATCACGGTAAATTCACTCATATCATAAATGGGAAGCGAGTATTCACTACCCTCTTTTTAGCAGTTATAGTCGTTGAAGCGACAGATCTTATTTTTGCAGTTGATTCTATTCCAGCAGCATTTGCAATATCTCAAGATCCATTTATTGTCTACACTTCAAATATATTTGCAGTTATGGGATTGCGAGCAATGTTCTTCTTATTAGAAGGAATCATGCATAAATTCCACCATCTTTCAAAAGCATTGGCATTTATTCTTATCTTTATTGGAGTAAAAATGCTTGCAGGTGTGGTAGATATTCACATCAACTCTCTTGTATCATTTGCCATTATTATGGGAGCACTCTTTATTTCAGTAGTAGCATCACTTGCCTTCCCTAAAAAGAAATCTTAA
- a CDS encoding TrmH family RNA methyltransferase, whose translation MTKANNPLKSSYLLLHNIRSVHNVGSIFRTADAAGIKKIFLTGYTPTPVDRFGREVKELSKVSLGGELSVEWEYFKTPGFVLKKLETLLEPIQIIGIEQDKKAQDYKKVKVKQPVLFIVGNEVEGIPASLLSRCDVIAEIPMKGKKESLNVGVSLGIALFRMLNI comes from the coding sequence ATGACAAAAGCTAATAATCCATTAAAAAGCAGTTATCTATTACTTCATAACATTAGGAGTGTTCATAATGTTGGCTCTATTTTTCGAACTGCAGATGCAGCTGGTATAAAAAAGATTTTTCTCACAGGATATACACCAACTCCGGTAGATCGTTTTGGGAGAGAAGTAAAAGAATTATCAAAAGTGTCTCTTGGCGGGGAGCTTTCTGTAGAATGGGAGTATTTTAAAACTCCAGGATTTGTACTAAAAAAACTTGAGACTCTTTTGGAACCAATACAAATTATAGGAATAGAACAAGACAAAAAAGCTCAAGATTATAAGAAAGTAAAGGTAAAGCAGCCCGTTCTTTTTATAGTGGGGAATGAAGTAGAAGGAATTCCTGCTTCACTGTTAAGTCGCTGTGATGTTATTGCGGAAATCCCAATGAAAGGGAAGAAAGAGTCTCTTAACGTGGGAGTGTCGCTTGGTATTGCACTCTTTAGAATGCTTAATATCTAG
- the mutM gene encoding bifunctional DNA-formamidopyrimidine glycosylase/DNA-(apurinic or apyrimidinic site) lyase: MPELPEVQTTVDGINDVVKGLTITDVWTDYNSLFHAGKDNIKNPEYFSQFKKDVVGSKIKNASRVGKNVLIHLSNKKTILTHMKMTGHYMYGKYVYRDKIWQPEAQDGPLRDPFNRHIHLVFSLSDGKHLAFSDLRKFAKVFIFDTENEKTIEDLMGIGPDPLDSSFSYEVFKSQLLKRPTWKIKLALMSQELIAGIGNIYSDEMLWESDIHPESHVGKIPEKNFKKMFSVTTPLLQRGIDFGGDSDSDYRNIHGESGNFQNKHHAYRRTGEACDKKGCNGTIARLKMGGRSAHFCDIHQVRFT; the protein is encoded by the coding sequence ATGCCCGAATTACCTGAAGTCCAAACTACTGTTGATGGGATCAATGACGTTGTAAAAGGCCTTACTATTACCGATGTTTGGACTGATTACAATAGCTTATTTCATGCCGGAAAGGATAATATCAAGAATCCTGAGTATTTTTCACAGTTTAAGAAAGATGTGGTTGGGTCAAAAATTAAAAATGCCTCACGTGTAGGTAAAAATGTACTCATTCATTTATCGAATAAAAAAACTATTTTGACCCACATGAAAATGACTGGGCACTATATGTATGGGAAATATGTATATAGAGATAAAATCTGGCAACCAGAAGCTCAAGACGGCCCGCTACGAGATCCATTTAACCGACATATTCACTTGGTCTTTAGCCTGTCCGATGGCAAACATCTTGCATTTTCAGACCTTCGAAAGTTTGCCAAAGTGTTCATCTTTGATACTGAAAACGAAAAAACTATTGAAGATCTGATGGGTATTGGGCCTGATCCCCTCGACTCTAGTTTTAGCTATGAAGTTTTCAAGAGCCAGCTTCTAAAACGCCCCACATGGAAAATAAAACTTGCCCTCATGAGTCAGGAACTTATTGCTGGTATTGGAAATATTTATTCTGATGAGATGCTCTGGGAATCAGATATCCATCCAGAATCTCATGTGGGTAAAATTCCTGAAAAGAATTTCAAAAAAATGTTTAGTGTTACTACTCCTCTCCTGCAACGTGGTATCGATTTTGGTGGTGACTCAGATTCAGATTACCGCAACATACATGGTGAATCTGGGAATTTTCAAAATAAACATCATGCATATCGTCGCACGGGAGAAGCTTGTGATAAAAAAGGTTGTAATGGCACAATAGCCCGCCTCAAAATGGGTGGCCGCAGTGCTCACTTTTGTGATATTCATCAAGTAAGATTTACCTAG
- the rpsT gene encoding 30S ribosomal protein S20 translates to MPITSSAKKALRASKTKRVYNQRRKDAMGSVVKKIKKFVTDKNTKEAMTLLAQAYQAIDKAAKTNLIKKNAASRKKSRLSKLIKKASAK, encoded by the coding sequence ATGCCAATTACATCATCAGCAAAAAAGGCGCTACGAGCTTCAAAAACAAAGCGAGTATATAACCAACGCCGAAAGGATGCTATGGGTTCTGTTGTAAAGAAGATTAAAAAATTCGTTACTGACAAGAACACTAAGGAGGCGATGACTCTTCTTGCTCAAGCTTATCAAGCTATCGACAAGGCTGCTAAAACAAATCTCATTAAGAAGAATGCAGCGAGCCGAAAGAAGTCACGACTTTCAAAGCTTATCAAAAAAGCATCAGCAAAATAA
- a CDS encoding MFS transporter: MKSFFNLLGNSLIAVVTNFLVWSTVVYWVYLTTGSVLGTSIMSGMYLVLVMVSGFWLGSIVDHNKKKTAMLISSFATLFFFACALLMYSVSPKESFTTVESVRLWVVVAFLLFGVIAGNIRSIALPTAVPLLVPEEKRDRANGMTGTIMGIAFALSNVGAGFGYAYIGISGVLSIALGATVIAILHLLYISIPEPEKVAPEVHEVPKSKLDIKGTIAIVRSIPGLFPLILFTTFNNFLGGVFMSLMDPYGLTLVSVQVWGTLWGFLSCGFIIGGLVIAKRGLGKNPVRTLFVVNGIIWTISIFMTIQHSIVLLGVCMFIYLCMFPFIEASEQTVMQKVVPQERLGRVFGFAQSVEQSASPITAFVIGPVAQFIFIPFMTTGVGVELIGSWYGVGVGRGLGLVFTLAGIIGLVATIIAARSRSAKMLSTQFKN; encoded by the coding sequence ATGAAATCATTCTTCAACTTACTCGGGAATTCGCTCATTGCAGTTGTGACCAACTTTCTCGTATGGTCTACCGTCGTATATTGGGTCTACCTCACTACAGGATCAGTACTTGGCACATCCATCATGTCGGGAATGTACTTAGTATTAGTAATGGTGTCGGGATTTTGGCTCGGATCAATTGTTGATCACAACAAAAAGAAAACAGCTATGCTTATTTCAAGTTTTGCTACACTATTCTTTTTTGCGTGTGCACTCTTGATGTATTCTGTATCCCCTAAAGAATCGTTTACTACTGTTGAAAGTGTGCGACTTTGGGTTGTAGTAGCATTTCTGCTTTTTGGTGTTATTGCCGGAAATATTCGAAGTATAGCTTTACCAACTGCTGTTCCCCTTTTGGTTCCAGAAGAAAAAAGAGATCGCGCAAACGGTATGACAGGAACAATTATGGGCATTGCTTTTGCACTTTCAAATGTAGGAGCAGGATTTGGATATGCATATATTGGAATCTCTGGAGTACTTTCAATTGCTTTAGGAGCTACCGTTATTGCGATACTTCATCTTTTATATATTTCTATTCCTGAGCCTGAAAAAGTTGCACCCGAAGTGCACGAAGTACCAAAGAGTAAACTTGATATCAAAGGAACAATAGCAATCGTGCGATCTATTCCTGGATTGTTTCCCCTTATTTTATTTACAACATTCAACAATTTTTTGGGAGGAGTATTTATGTCACTCATGGATCCATACGGTCTTACCCTCGTATCAGTACAAGTTTGGGGTACATTATGGGGCTTCTTGAGTTGTGGATTCATTATTGGAGGACTTGTCATCGCAAAGCGTGGTCTTGGGAAAAATCCAGTGCGAACACTGTTTGTAGTAAACGGAATAATTTGGACGATATCAATATTTATGACCATTCAACACTCAATAGTGTTGCTTGGCGTATGTATGTTTATCTATCTTTGCATGTTTCCTTTTATTGAAGCGAGTGAACAAACAGTTATGCAGAAAGTTGTACCTCAAGAACGCTTGGGCCGCGTATTTGGTTTTGCCCAAAGTGTGGAACAATCAGCATCCCCTATTACGGCATTTGTCATTGGCCCCGTAGCTCAGTTTATATTTATTCCATTTATGACAACTGGTGTTGGAGTAGAACTTATTGGAAGTTGGTATGGCGTTGGTGTTGGAAGAGGTCTTGGACTTGTATTTACACTTGCTGGAATAATCGGACTTGTTGCAACAATCATTGCTGCTCGATCTCGCTCTGCGAAAATGTTGTCGACACAGTTTAAAAACTAA
- the ruvA gene encoding Holliday junction branch migration protein RuvA, with product MIARLTGTIVHADTRFMILDVNGVGYKVFTTTGILEKNLTDSVTFWTHLAVREDALDLYGFPTRDELEFFQLLITVNGIGPKSALGILNMASVATIRQAILTEDPAYLTKVSSISKKNAEKIVLELKGKLADIFTEGAEEVPQSHESDALEALKSLGYQERDARDALKKVPKEITDTAECIRHALKALSTSK from the coding sequence ATGATTGCCCGACTTACTGGAACAATAGTCCATGCCGATACACGCTTTATGATTCTTGACGTTAATGGCGTAGGATATAAGGTTTTTACAACTACAGGGATATTAGAAAAAAACCTTACGGATAGCGTTACATTTTGGACCCATTTGGCAGTGCGCGAAGATGCACTTGATCTCTATGGCTTCCCTACACGAGATGAATTAGAGTTCTTTCAACTACTTATTACTGTAAACGGTATTGGCCCAAAAAGTGCATTGGGAATATTAAACATGGCAAGTGTTGCTACTATTCGCCAAGCAATTCTCACAGAAGATCCAGCGTATCTCACAAAAGTTTCAAGTATTAGTAAAAAGAATGCTGAAAAAATTGTGCTCGAGCTTAAAGGTAAACTTGCTGATATCTTTACAGAAGGAGCTGAAGAAGTTCCTCAGAGTCATGAATCTGATGCTCTTGAGGCACTTAAATCACTTGGCTACCAAGAACGAGATGCTCGAGATGCACTCAAAAAAGTCCCCAAAGAAATTACCGATACGGCAGAATGCATTCGTCACGCATTAAAAGCACTTTCTACAAGCAAATAA
- a CDS encoding phosphotransferase, with the protein MITFKNQPKLSEAEVDQKLNDRRIALIPHIQNFLETNKLFKNKEVTLEFSHKGVSSQVCFLEVADINIKYVLKIPLTNADPDGNEAVFLSAWESVGVKVPHVYEYGKISDRPYILMEFVDAPLLTDAKEFKEIKDLPFEQGKILRQMHTAKAHGFGRIKNSKPEFETFKEWILSDDMKERINYVKEHNLLGDEHGPIDDVLTTLIAYTEKYPESTYCHFDYGGNNMLATNPLTIIDPDPMVTNGIIDIGRSMLLLSSGGYYDGAARLKAGYFGTDAIDEKALKSAIVVNAYWKFPYWHKKNKLVPMSNVQKYLAQS; encoded by the coding sequence ATGATTACGTTCAAAAACCAACCAAAGCTATCTGAAGCAGAAGTAGATCAAAAACTTAATGACAGGCGAATTGCTCTTATCCCCCATATTCAAAATTTTTTAGAGACTAATAAATTATTCAAAAACAAAGAAGTAACCCTTGAGTTCTCTCACAAAGGTGTATCATCACAAGTCTGCTTTCTAGAAGTAGCTGATATAAATATAAAGTATGTACTAAAAATTCCCCTAACAAATGCAGACCCTGATGGCAATGAGGCAGTGTTTTTATCAGCGTGGGAAAGTGTAGGTGTAAAAGTCCCGCACGTATATGAGTATGGGAAAATAAGCGATCGGCCTTACATTCTTATGGAGTTTGTTGATGCTCCCCTATTAACTGATGCAAAAGAATTTAAAGAAATAAAAGATCTACCTTTTGAACAAGGGAAAATATTGCGACAAATGCATACGGCAAAAGCACATGGCTTTGGGCGAATAAAAAATAGTAAGCCTGAATTTGAAACATTTAAAGAATGGATTTTAAGCGATGATATGAAAGAAAGGATTAATTATGTTAAAGAACACAACCTACTAGGAGATGAACATGGTCCTATTGATGATGTACTAACAACTCTTATTGCATATACCGAAAAATATCCAGAAAGCACATACTGCCACTTTGATTATGGTGGGAACAATATGCTAGCAACAAATCCTCTGACAATTATTGATCCGGATCCAATGGTCACAAATGGAATTATAGATATAGGAAGAAGTATGCTGCTCTTAAGTTCAGGCGGATACTATGATGGTGCTGCTCGATTAAAAGCTGGATATTTTGGTACTGATGCAATTGATGAAAAAGCACTAAAATCTGCAATAGTAGTAAATGCTTACTGGAAATTCCCGTACTGGCACAAGAAAAACAAATTAGTACCTATGAGTAATGTACAGAAGTATCTTGCTCAAAGCTAA
- a CDS encoding methylated-DNA--[protein]-cysteine S-methyltransferase, translating to MINFKITPIVKGEKFDISYSFFQTSFGICLVASTKEGICNILFSDSKQETLEDLKSRFTSATFVHKEESVHKELENYFKTYSFITPIMFHLIGTPFQTKVWQALISIKKGTTSTYGEIAEIIGNKKSSRAVGTAIGDNPLGYIIPCHRILRSNGELGGFRWGIERKKAMLSFEQDTSVHYS from the coding sequence ATGATTAATTTCAAAATCACTCCGATTGTAAAAGGGGAAAAGTTTGATATCTCATATTCATTTTTCCAAACATCATTTGGTATATGCTTAGTGGCCTCAACCAAAGAGGGGATTTGTAATATTCTTTTTTCAGATTCAAAACAAGAAACACTCGAAGATTTGAAGTCTCGTTTTACATCTGCAACTTTTGTGCATAAGGAAGAATCAGTTCATAAAGAATTAGAGAACTATTTTAAAACGTATTCTTTTATTACTCCAATTATGTTTCATCTCATAGGTACACCATTTCAAACGAAAGTATGGCAGGCACTCATTTCTATAAAAAAGGGAACTACTTCAACTTATGGAGAGATAGCTGAAATTATTGGAAACAAAAAATCATCACGTGCAGTAGGAACTGCAATTGGCGACAATCCATTAGGCTATATTATTCCGTGTCACAGAATTTTAAGATCAAATGGCGAGCTTGGAGGTTTTCGATGGGGAATAGAACGAAAGAAGGCAATGCTTAGCTTTGAGCAAGATACTTCTGTACATTACTCATAG